From the Brassica napus cultivar Da-Ae chromosome A8, Da-Ae, whole genome shotgun sequence genome, one window contains:
- the LOC106424129 gene encoding uncharacterized protein LOC106424129 — MEKITEAKTTCLPVSTDRGRLIDITGSIGTCYLGVPRSARVCEAVTQSSWSVRGHRSRQFHDLHSRIQREPVPDINRGSDVMLWRHSDESYKPCFSSAKTWEQIRERKPTVFWSKSVWFAQGVPRFSFIVWLAAKNRLATGDRMRVWGLQQGCMLCGEPDETHDHVFFACPYSFTIWDKLANKLSGSRTDPDWTITLQFVSENNLQVMDKILLKMVFQTTIYHIWRERNGRRHQAGFRSVDQLVRIIDKAIRNRITSLRYRADHKNAGLMQRWFVVSDNA; from the exons ATGGAGAAAATTACTGAAGCTAAGACCACTTGTCTACCAGTTTCTACGGATAGAG GGAGACTCATAGACATCACAGGATCTATTGGAACATGCTATCTTGGAGTTCCTCGTTCTGCACGGGTGTGTGAAGCTGTTACACAGTCGAGTTGGAGCGTACGAGGGCATCGAAGTCGCCAGTTTCATGACTTGCACTCTCGCATTCAGAGAGAGCCAGTTCCAGACATCAACAGAGGCAGCGATGTTATGCTATGGAGGCATTCTGATGAATCCTATAAGCCTTGTTTCTCTTCGGCTAAAACATGGGAACAGATCAGAGAAAGAAAACCAACAGTTTTTTGGAGTAAAAGTGTTTGGTTTGCTCAAGGAGTTCCAAGGTTCTCCTTTATAGTCTGGTTGGCTGCTAAGAACAGATTAGCTACTGGTGACAGAATGAGAGTTTGGGGGTTGCAGCAAGGTTGTATGCTGTGTGGAGAGCCAGATGAGACCCATGATCATGTCTTTTTTGCTTGTCCGTACTCATTTACTATCTGGGATAAGCTGGCAAATAAATTGAGTGGGAGTAGGACTGATCCAGATTGGACAATAACTCTGCAGTTTGTGTCTGAGAATAACCTGCAGGTCATGGATAAGATTCTGCTCAAAATGGTGTTTCAAACAACCATCTATCATATCTGGAGAGAAAGAAATGGGAGGAGACATCAGGCGGGTTTTCGTAGTGTGGATCAGTTGGTTCGTATTATTGACAAGGCGATACGAAACAGAATAACGTCACTCCGGTACAGGGCTGATCACAAGAATGCCGGCTTAATGCAGAGATGGTTTGTTGTTTCGGACAACGCTTAG
- the LOC106424188 gene encoding autophagy-related protein 11-like, producing MSSSFSGDASGKLILCVAESGHSFEFECSETTTSVESVMRFVESVSGIAFSDQLLLSLDMRLEPQKLLSAFGLPANDREVFVFNKAKLQSNSHPPSPEEVVDSQGVDDDALPPASLHDHHHPLDDALDPALKALPLYERQFRYHFHKGRTVYNCTVVKHENCERFTREQKVQQRAVEVATRNLEQYYKVIYQNFLEFMKRYKHQHRLHSDLLMNFERDIERLRSAKVHPCLLTDSRRCLLDFVKEDNLKKAVENCASSHRQFENKIAQFQQMFVEVKRKVEELFACRASLSVKNLEVTVKDHERFIDEQKSILQSLSKDVNTVKKLVDDCMSSQMSSCLRPHDAVSALGPMYEVHDKNHLPKMQACYNSISELLGFCKNKKNEMNSFVHSYMQKITYVTYIIKDAKLQFPVFREAMVRQDDLFADLKLLRGVGPAYRACLAEAVRRKASMKLYMGMAGQLAEKLAMKRETEVRRREEFLKTHGPFVPRDVLASMGLYDTPTQCDVNVAPYDTSLINIEMADVDRYAPEYLVGLHSKFASSRSSLGMSSDSETEEIGLDSFDDYLAASELVEIAGTSKMEVENAKLKADLASAISRICSLGPQVEYEVMDESEVEHMLKNAAEKTAEALQAKDEYEKHLLSMLKEKQRHCDSYEKRIRELEQRLNDDYLLGQRNINNNTDASGLEVTEYKAEASGDVEGNKAHVSGSEHMDEEGSCVSNLSSKQPCKARERMDENMVDSSLVLSHPLDSSMLESQQNNEKGGKGNAEGEMGVFLSNSSTAESSPKSLNNNVATGVGLDTKHSDDIVLELRNELMEKSSKLSETESKLNGAMEEVASLSRELGMNQKLLEESQMNCAHLENCLHEAREEAQTHLCAADRRASEYNTLRASSVKMRGLFERLRSSVCAGGGVAGFAESLRTLAQALAKSINDNEDVGTVEFRKCIRVLADKVSILSKHWEESFEKCRNLEATSDQARKDLEEKEELVKTLYTKHQLGKQANREKISFGRLEVHEVAAFVLNPAGHYEAISRNCPNYYLSSESEALFTDHLPNRPTYIVGQIVHIERQAVKQPSALSASSSPEAGKSDYLGSRTLASSSRSTSSSGTTPTNPYGLSSGCEYFIVTIAMLPDTPIHQKAS from the exons ATGAGCTCAAGCTTCAGTGGTGATGCCAGTGGCAAGCTTATTCTCTGTGTGGCTGAGAGTGGCCACTCTTTTGAGTTTGAATGCAGCGAGACGACGACTTCAGTTGAGTCTGTGATGCGTTTCGTTGAGTCTGTCTCTGGCATTGCCTTCTCTGACCAGCTTCTTCTCTCGCTGGACATGAGACTCGAGCCGCAGAAGCTGCTCTCTGCTTTTGGACTTCCCGCTAATGACAGAGAAGTGTTTGTCTTCAACAAGGCTAAGCTGCAAAGCAACTCTCATCCGCCATCACCGGAAGAGGTTGTAGATTCACAGGGAGTTGATGATGATGCTTTACCACCTGCTTCATtgcatgatcatcatcatccattGGATGATGCGTTAGATCCGGCTTTAAAGGCTTTACCTTTGTATGAAAGGCAGTTTCGTTACCATTTCCATAAAGGCCGCACCGTTTACAACTGTACTGTTGTGAAGCATGAGAACTGCGAGAGGTTTACGAGAGAGCAGAAGGTGCAGCAGCGGGCTGTTGAAGTTGCTACGAGGAATCTGGAGCAGTATTACAAGGTGATCTATCAGAACTTTCTTGAGTTTATGAAGCGTTATAAGCATCAACACCGCCTCCACTCAGATTTGCTGATGAATTTTGAAAGGGATATCGAGAGATTGAGGTCGGCTAAGGTTCACCCTTGTCTGCTAACTGATTCGAGGAGATGCTTACTGGACTTTGTCAAGGAGGATAACCTCAAGAAGGCTGTGGAGAACTGTGCAAGCTCTCACAGGCAATTTGAGAATAAGATTGCTCAGTTCCAGCAGATGTTTGTGGAGGTCAAGCGCAAGGTAGAGGAGTTGTTTGCTTGCAGGGCTTCTTTATCGGTGAAGAACTTAGAAGTGACTGTTAAGGATCACGAACGCTTCATTGACGAGCAAAAGAGCATATTGCAATCTCTCAG CAAAGATGTCAATACGGTTAAGAAGCTTGTGGATGATTGCATGTCTAGCCAAATGTCCTCGTGTCTCCGACCTCATGATGCTGTTTCAGCCCTGGGTCCTATGTACGAAGTGCATGATAAGAACCACCTCCCCAAGATGCAGGCTTGTTATAACTCTATCTCTGAATTGCTGGGTTTCTGCAAGAACAAGAAGAACGAGATGAACAGCTTTGTACACAGCTACATGCAAAAGATAACGTACGTCACATATATCATCAAAGATGCTAAATTACAGTTTCCTGTTTTTAGAGAGGCGATGGTGCGTCAGGATGACTTATTTGCAGACCTGAAGTTACTCCGTGGTGTTGGCCCTGCTTATAGAGCCTGCCTCGCAGAGGCGGTGAGAAGAAAAGCCTCTATGAAACTTTACATGGGAATGGCTGGGCAACTGGCAGAGAAGCTTGCTATGAAGAGGGAAACAGAGGTCAGGAGACGTGAGGAGTTTCTTAAAACGCATGGTCCCTTTGTACCTCGTGACGTGTTGGCCTCAATGGGTTTATATGATACGCCCACTCAGTGTGATGTCAATGTAGCTCCTTATGATACAAGTTTGATCAATATTGAAATGGCAGACGTTGATCGATATGCTCCTGAGTATCTAGTTGGGTTACATTCAAAGTTTGCATCCTCAAGGAGTTCACTGGGCATGTCTAGTGATAGTGAGACTGAGGAGATAGGTTTAGACAGTTTTGATGATTACCTAGCAGCCTCTGAATTAGTGGAGATAGCTGGAACTAGCAAGATGGAAGTTGAGAATGCGAAACTGAAAGCTGACCTCGCTTCTGCAATCTCTCGGATCTGTTCGTTAGGCCCACAAGTTGAATATGAGGTGATGGATGAAAGCGAAGTAGAACATATGCTGAAAAACGCCGCGGAGAAGACAGCAGAGGCACTGCAGGCCAAAGATGAGTATGAGAAACATCTCTTATCTATGCTCAAGGAAAAACAAAGACATTGTGATTCATATGAGAAGCGAATCCGTGAACTGGAACAACGTCTCAACGATGATTATCTACTGGGACAgagaaatattaataataatacgGATGCGTCTGGCTTGGAAGTTACTGAGTACAAAGCAGAAGCTTCAGGTGACGTGGAAGGCAACAAAGCTCATGTATCTGGCTCGGAGCACATGGATGAGGAGGGCTCgtgtgtttcaaatctttctagCAAGCAGCCGTGTAAGGCTCGGGAACGTATGGATGAGAATATGGTGGATTCCTCTCTGGTGCTCAGTCATCCGCTTGATTCATCAATGCTGGAAAGCCAGCAAAATAATGAGAAAGGTGGAAAGGGTAACGCAGAGGGGGAGATGGGTGTGTTTCTAAGTAACAGTTCGACCGCCGAGAGCTCACCAAAATCTTTGAATAATAATGTGGCGACTGGCGTAGGTTTAGATACCAAACACAGTGATGATATTGTCTTGGAACTTAGAAATGAGCTGATGGAGAAGTCCAGTAAACTGAGTGAGACAGAGTCCAAGCTAAATGGAGCTATGGAAGAGGTAGCCAGTCTGAGCAGAGAGTTGGGAATGAATCAGAAGCTTCTCGAAGAATCCCAG ATGAACTGTGCGCATTTGGAGAACTGCTTACATGAAGCAAGAGAAGAAGCCCAGACCCATCTCTGCGCTGCTGATCGTCGAGCTTCTGAGTACAATACACTACGCGCATCATCTGTGAAGATGCGAGGCCTCTTTGAAAGACTCCGAAGCTCCGTCTGTGCTGGTGGTGGGGTTGCTGGTTTTGCCGAGTCCTTGCGTACTTTGGCTCAAGCTTTAGCCAA GTCCATTAATGACAATGAAGATGTCGGTACTGTTGAGTTCCGGAAATGCATCCGAGTCCTGGCAGACAAAGTTAGCATCCTCTCCAAACACTGGGAGGAATCTTTTGAAAAGTGCCGGAATCTTGAAGCTACAAGTGACCAGGCAAGGAAGGACTTGGAGGAAAAGGAAGAGCTGGTGAAAACATTGTACACTAAGCATCAACTTGGGAAGCAG GCTAATAGAGAAAAGATATCATTTGGTCGTCTTGAAGTCCATGAGGTAGCAGCATTTGTGCTGAATCCAGCAGGGCATTACGAGGCGATTAGCAGGAACTGCCCAAACTACTACTTGTCCTCTGAATCCGAGGCACTGTTCACAGATCACCTCCCAAACCGACCTACATACATCGTTGGACAGATTGTCCACATCGAGCGCCAAGCAGTGAAGCAGCCATCAGCACTTTCAGCTTCTTCATCTCCAGAGGCGGGTAAGTCGGACTATCTGGGCTCAAGAACTCTGGCATCAAGCTCAAGGTCAACATCATCTTCAGGAACAACACCAACAAACCCTTATGGTCTTTCTTCAGGATGTGAATACTTCATTGTGACAATAGCAATGCTTCCAGACACTCCCATTCATCAAAAAGCTTCCTGA
- the LOC106424190 gene encoding uncharacterized protein LOC106424190 isoform X1, with the protein MVEMRPESYSAAKCRDELPVKLEIAEDGLEEEHGPFNKRSKLWSSSPMAPAKYSPFAEPSPLGLSLRKSPSLLDLIQMRLTQSGDPKAGGSGGVKQESKCITAGSNLGPGSIEKLKASNFPASVLKIGQWEYKSRYEGDLVAKCYFAKHKLVWEVLERGLKSKIEIQWSDIVGLKANCPEKGPGTLTLLLSRQPLFFRETNPQPRKHTLWQATSDFTDGQASMYRKHFLQCAEGIMNKHLEKLVQCDHRLLYLSRESEIIMDSPCFDARRSIFEDPSESTKGNNPFGSFNLSKAPSVSGTRNLASPVGAQSSSEHMYLSHEAPSPSSVIDARANEAVNSRNTTDCGQMGGLRQSMSLSDFLAVLCDPKDTSDSSQVEEVAGLHQSMSVSDFLAVLSDSGNITDSSQIKVPGLQQSMSVSDFVGLLSDSAVGNHPEHMENFNGMKQQLLSDNIQFDAPQDEKSLMPRVDSLFNLLYKDLNGAANSQLNTEVSVGLKSELSDLKGIVPDNNNNRVLDPASSSRPQGMLRKDSFSDLLLHLPRITSLPKFLSNISEEDSDAYNR; encoded by the exons ATGGTTGAAATGAGACCCGAGTCTTATTCAGCGGCGAAGTGCCGAGACGAGCTCCCGGTGAAGCTGGAGATCGCGGAGGACGGTTTAGAAGAAGAGCACGGTCCTTTCAACAAGCGATCTAAG TTGTGGAGCTCATCGCCGATGGCACCGGCCAAGTATAGCCCGTTTGCTGAGCCGAGTCCTCTTGGACTAAGCCTTAGAAAGAGTCCATCTTTGCTGGATTTGATACAGATGAGGCTAACGCAAAGCGGTGACCCAAAAGCCGGAGGCTCTGGTGGTGTTAAACAAGAGAGTAAATGCATTACTGCTGGATCGAACTTGGGGCCAGGAAGTATTGAGAAGCTGAAAGCTTCAAACTTTCCTGCCTCGGTATTAAAGATCGGGCAGTGGGAG tataAATCGAGGTATGAAGGTGATTTGGTGGCGAAGTGTTACTTTGCAAAACATAAACTTGTTTGGGAAGTGTTGGAACGAGGTCTCAAGAGTAAAATCGAGATCCAATGGTCAGATATTGTGGGGTTGAAAGCAAACTGTCCTGAAAAAGGACCTGGGACGTTGACTCTCCTG cTTTCTAGGCAGCCTTTGTTTTTCCGAGAAACAAACCCGCAGCCTAGGAAACATACTTTGTGGCAGGCAACTTCAGATTTTACCGATGGACAAGCCAGTATGTACAG GAAGCATTTTCTGCAATGTGCTGAAGGGATAATGAACAAACATTTGGAAAAGCTTGTTCAGTGTGATCACCGCCTGTTGTATTTAAGCCGTGAGTCAGAGATAATTATGGACTCTCCCTGCTTTGATGCACGGCGATCTATCTTTGAGGATCCGAGTGAATCAACAAAGGGTAATAATCCTTTTGGGAGTTTTAATCTTAGCAAAGCTCCTTCAGTATCTGGGACTCGGAACTTAGCATCTCCTGTTGGAGCACAGTCATCCTCTGAGCATATGTATCTGTCTCATGAAGCACCGTCTCCCAGCTCAG TGATAGATGCTCGTGCAAATGAAGCAGTCAATTCAAGAAACACAACGGATTGTGGTCAGATGGGAGGACTGCGCCAATCTATGTCACTGAGTGATTTCCTTGCAGTTCTCTGTGATCCAAAAGATACAAGTGATTCGAGTCAGGTTGAAGAAGTAGCTGGACTACACCAATCTATGTCAGTTAGTGATTTCCTTGCAGTGTTATCTGATTCAGGAAACATAACTGATTCGAGTCAGATAAAAGTACCTGGACTACAACAATCCATGTCAGTGAGCGATTTCGTTGGACTTCTCTCTGATTCTGCTGTTGGAAACCATCCGGAACATATGGAGAATTTCAACGGCATGAAGCAGCAATTGCTAAGTGATAACATCCAGTTCGATGCACCACAAGATGAGAAGTCTCTCATGCCAAGGGTTGATTCCTTATTCAACCTCTTGTACAAGGATCTCAACGGCGCTGCAAACTCACAGCTCAATACTGAAGTCTCGGTTGGATTGAAGTCTGAACTCAGTGATCTGAAGGGGATAGTTCCGGACAATAACAACAACAGAGTTCTTGATCCAGCTTCCAGCAGCAGACCACAGGGTATGTTGAGGAAAGACTCGTTCAGCGATCTGCTATTGCATCTCCCCCGGATCACATCCTTGCCAAAGTTCTTGTCCAACATATCAGAAGAAGATAGTGATGCATATAAtagatga
- the LOC106424190 gene encoding uncharacterized protein LOC106424190 isoform X2: MVEMRPESYSAAKCRDELPVKLEIAEDGLEEEHGPFNKRSKLWSSSPMAPAKYSPFAEPSPLGLSLRKSPSLLDLIQMRLTQSGDPKAGGSGGVKQESKCITAGSNLGPGSIEKLKASNFPASVLKIGQWEYKSRYEGDLVAKCYFAKHKLVWEVLERGLKSKIEIQWSDIVGLKANCPEKGPGTLTLLLSRQPLFFRETNPQPRKHTLWQATSDFTDGQASMYRKHFLQCAEGIMNKHLEKLVQCDHRLLYLSRESEIIMDSPCFDARRSIFEDPSESTKGNNPFGSFNLSKAPSVSGTRNLASPVGAQSSSEHMYLSHEAPSPSSDARANEAVNSRNTTDCGQMGGLRQSMSLSDFLAVLCDPKDTSDSSQVEEVAGLHQSMSVSDFLAVLSDSGNITDSSQIKVPGLQQSMSVSDFVGLLSDSAVGNHPEHMENFNGMKQQLLSDNIQFDAPQDEKSLMPRVDSLFNLLYKDLNGAANSQLNTEVSVGLKSELSDLKGIVPDNNNNRVLDPASSSRPQGMLRKDSFSDLLLHLPRITSLPKFLSNISEEDSDAYNR; encoded by the exons ATGGTTGAAATGAGACCCGAGTCTTATTCAGCGGCGAAGTGCCGAGACGAGCTCCCGGTGAAGCTGGAGATCGCGGAGGACGGTTTAGAAGAAGAGCACGGTCCTTTCAACAAGCGATCTAAG TTGTGGAGCTCATCGCCGATGGCACCGGCCAAGTATAGCCCGTTTGCTGAGCCGAGTCCTCTTGGACTAAGCCTTAGAAAGAGTCCATCTTTGCTGGATTTGATACAGATGAGGCTAACGCAAAGCGGTGACCCAAAAGCCGGAGGCTCTGGTGGTGTTAAACAAGAGAGTAAATGCATTACTGCTGGATCGAACTTGGGGCCAGGAAGTATTGAGAAGCTGAAAGCTTCAAACTTTCCTGCCTCGGTATTAAAGATCGGGCAGTGGGAG tataAATCGAGGTATGAAGGTGATTTGGTGGCGAAGTGTTACTTTGCAAAACATAAACTTGTTTGGGAAGTGTTGGAACGAGGTCTCAAGAGTAAAATCGAGATCCAATGGTCAGATATTGTGGGGTTGAAAGCAAACTGTCCTGAAAAAGGACCTGGGACGTTGACTCTCCTG cTTTCTAGGCAGCCTTTGTTTTTCCGAGAAACAAACCCGCAGCCTAGGAAACATACTTTGTGGCAGGCAACTTCAGATTTTACCGATGGACAAGCCAGTATGTACAG GAAGCATTTTCTGCAATGTGCTGAAGGGATAATGAACAAACATTTGGAAAAGCTTGTTCAGTGTGATCACCGCCTGTTGTATTTAAGCCGTGAGTCAGAGATAATTATGGACTCTCCCTGCTTTGATGCACGGCGATCTATCTTTGAGGATCCGAGTGAATCAACAAAGGGTAATAATCCTTTTGGGAGTTTTAATCTTAGCAAAGCTCCTTCAGTATCTGGGACTCGGAACTTAGCATCTCCTGTTGGAGCACAGTCATCCTCTGAGCATATGTATCTGTCTCATGAAGCACCGTCTCCCAGCTCAG ATGCTCGTGCAAATGAAGCAGTCAATTCAAGAAACACAACGGATTGTGGTCAGATGGGAGGACTGCGCCAATCTATGTCACTGAGTGATTTCCTTGCAGTTCTCTGTGATCCAAAAGATACAAGTGATTCGAGTCAGGTTGAAGAAGTAGCTGGACTACACCAATCTATGTCAGTTAGTGATTTCCTTGCAGTGTTATCTGATTCAGGAAACATAACTGATTCGAGTCAGATAAAAGTACCTGGACTACAACAATCCATGTCAGTGAGCGATTTCGTTGGACTTCTCTCTGATTCTGCTGTTGGAAACCATCCGGAACATATGGAGAATTTCAACGGCATGAAGCAGCAATTGCTAAGTGATAACATCCAGTTCGATGCACCACAAGATGAGAAGTCTCTCATGCCAAGGGTTGATTCCTTATTCAACCTCTTGTACAAGGATCTCAACGGCGCTGCAAACTCACAGCTCAATACTGAAGTCTCGGTTGGATTGAAGTCTGAACTCAGTGATCTGAAGGGGATAGTTCCGGACAATAACAACAACAGAGTTCTTGATCCAGCTTCCAGCAGCAGACCACAGGGTATGTTGAGGAAAGACTCGTTCAGCGATCTGCTATTGCATCTCCCCCGGATCACATCCTTGCCAAAGTTCTTGTCCAACATATCAGAAGAAGATAGTGATGCATATAAtagatga